In Phoenix dactylifera cultivar Barhee BC4 chromosome 11, palm_55x_up_171113_PBpolish2nd_filt_p, whole genome shotgun sequence, the following are encoded in one genomic region:
- the LOC103709533 gene encoding protein NRT1/ PTR FAMILY 1.2-like: MDEEKMSEQQLKRKGGLKTIPFIMTNEIFERVASIGLTANMTIYLTKEYHMTPATSAIVLLIWGAVTNFLPIFGAFLSDSYLGRFRVIAIGSVACLNGMVLLWLTAELPGAKPPACDLALHKCQSPSHSQLALLYSAFALISVGTGGIRPCSLAFGADQFNRPDNPQNERTLQTFFNWYYASVGVSVIIAVTVIIYIQDKKGWRVGFGVPVVLMALSIICFLLGYFLYVKVRGRKSMLTGLAQVVVASVRNRQLVFPSEADDDWWYHREKGSKIMVPTEKIRCLNKACVVRNPEKDLNPDGAAADPWKLCTVEQVEYLKSMVRVMPIWSTGIMAAVIISQHSFPALQANSMDRHMSSRFEIPASSFVVFGITTLTLWVAIYDRLIVPRLANITGRPRGLTLKQRMGIGLVLSCAATAVAATVERTRRRRAIEQGVADNEKAVIDMSAMWLVPQYCLTGLSEAFNIIGQIEFYYSELPKTMASIAVALLSLGWGVGDLVGALIVVLVKKISAGNGRVGWLDSNLNEGHYDYYYWILTLLSVVNVFYFLVCSWAYGEEGKNRFGEKDDLVEELASKSGELSIVL; this comes from the exons ATGGACGAGGAGAAGATGTCCGAACAACAGCTCAAGAGGAAGGGCGGTCTCAAGACCATCCCATTTATCATGA CAAATGAAATCTTCGAGAGGGTTGCGAGCATTGGGCTTACAGCGAATATGACCATTTACCTCACAAAAGAGTATCACATGACCCCTGCAACTAGCGCTATTGTTCTGTTAATATGGGGAGCAGTAACAAATTTCTTACCCATTTTTGGGGCTTTCCTTTCTGATTCTTACTTGGGTCGCTTCCGTGTGATAGCAATTGGATCAGTTGCATGCCTCAAT GGGATGGTTCTCCTATGGCTAACAGCAGAGCTACCTGGAGCAAAGCCCCCTGCTTGTGACCTTGCTCTCCACAAGTGCCAGAGCCCGAGCCATTCGCAGCTCGCTCTCTTATACTCTGCTTTTGCCCTGATCTCCGTAGGAACTGGCGGCATCAGGCCATGCTCCCTAGCCTTCGGCGCAGACCAGTTCAACCGGCCGGACAACCCTCAGAATGAGAGGACCCTGCAGACCTTCTTCAACTGGTACTATGCTTCAGTCGGGGTATCCGTTATCATCGCAGTGACCGTCATCATCTATATACAAGATAAGAAGGGATGGAGAGTGGGTTTCGGTGTTCCAGTAGTGCTCATGGCATTATCTATCATCTGCTTCCTGCTTGGTTATTTTCTTTACGTCAAGGTGAGGGGTAGAAAGAGCATGCTCACCGGCCTTGCCCAAGTGGTCGTCGCAAGTGTCAGAAATAGGCAACTAGTCTTCCCATCAGAGGCTGATGATGATTGGTGGTATCATCGTGAGAAGGGTTCAAAAATCATGGTTCCCACTGAAAAAATAAG GTGTCTGAACAAAGCCTGCGTCGTCAGAAATCCTGAAAAGGACTTGAACCCCGACGGCGCCGCCGCAGACCCGTGGAAGCTGTGCACTGTGGAGCAAGTAGAATACCTCAAGTCGATGGTGCGAGTGATGCCAATTTGGTCAACCGGAATCATGGCAGCAGTTATCATAAGCCAGCATTCGTTCCCGGCGCTGCAGGCAAACAGCATGGACCGGCACATGAGCTCCAGGTTTGAGATCCCTGCAAGTTCCTTCGTCGTGTTCGGGATCACCACCTTGACGCTTTGGGTGGCCATTTACGACCGGCTGATCGTCCCTCGCCTGGCGAATATCACCGGAAGGCCTCGCGGTCTCACCCTCAAGCAGCGGATGGGGATCGGGCTGGTGTTGTCGTGCGCCGCCACAGCCGTCGCAGCCACCGTCGAGCGCACTCGGCGAAGAAGAGCAATCGAGCAAGGGGTGGCAGATAACGAGAAAGCGGTGATCGACATGTCCGCGATGTGGCTGGTGCCGCAGTACTGCCTGACTGGCTTATCCGAGGCTTTCAATATAATCGGGCAGATCGAATTTTACTACTCTGAGTTGCCTAAGACCATGGCCAGTATTGCGGTGGCTCTGCTTTCGCTGGGGTGGGGAGTTGGGGACCTGGTGGGGGCtttgatcgtggtgcttgtcAAAAAGATCAGTGCAGGGAATGGAAGAGTTGGCTGGCTTGATAGCAACCTAAACGAGGGCCACTACGACTACTACTATTGGATCCTTACTCTATTGAGTGTGGTTAATGTTTTCTACTTCCTTGTTTGTAGCTGGGCGTATGGTGAGGAGGGCAAAAATAGATTCGGGGAAAAGGACGACTTGGTGGAAGAGCTGGCCTCCAAGTCCGGGGAGTTGTCCATTGTCCTTTGA
- the LOC103709487 gene encoding transcription factor bHLH68-like isoform X2 encodes MSNLRPPPLQTSLLLPSFPTTSSSSSSSSSSSSSSVFPLNSQPSNFLPVTPWHDNQELPESWSQLLLGVLKEEDSCSFTPFPGKRMENWEDQLLYPSSSTHMVDVKQEISGSGYEYSHGSEEIQAAKSPWSQVLPTSSPSSCATSFSSNVLDFSNSKAERKHLQPENSSECNSTTGAAFKKARVQDSSPQSPFKVRKEKLGDRITALHQLVSPFGKTDTASVLLEAIGYIRFLQSQIEALSSPYFGGGTRSTRESLLHDTCIKRRGAADQDADDEPKDLKSRGLCLVPVSFTLHVGGDNGADYWAPPAFGGGFSIDCAESAACSGLMSGYSIMSGRSANPKVDCS; translated from the exons ATGAGTAACCTGAGGCCACCTCCTCTACAGACCTCTCTTCTTTTACCCTCTTTccccaccacctcctcctcctcctcctcctcctcatcatcatcatcttcttcggTGTTTCCTCTAAACTCACAACCATCTAATTTTCTCCCCGTGACCCCGTGGCATGATAACCAAGAACTTCCTGAGTCATGGAGCCAACTGCTGct GGGAGTATTGAAGGAGGAAGACAGTTGCAGCTTCACTCCTTTCCCAGGTAAGAGGATGGAGAATTGGGAGGATCAGTTGTTATACCCATCATCAAGTACACATATGGTTGATGTAAAACAAGAGATCTCTGGGAGTGGATATGAGTACAGCCATGGGAGTGAAGAGATTCAGGCAGCTAAGTCTCCTTGGAGCCAGGTCCTGCCAACTTCCTCTCCTAGTTCTTGTGCCACAAGCTTCAGCAGCAACGTGTTGGACTTCTCAAACAGCAAGGCAGAAAGAAAGCATCTCCAACCAGAGAATTCATCCGAG TGCAACAGCACAACTGGTGCAGCCTTCAAGAAGGCCAGAGTTCAAGACTCCTCACCACAATCACCTTTCAAG GTGAGGAAGGAGAAGTTAGGAGATAGGATCACAGCTCTTCATCAGCTAGTTTCTCCATTCGGGAAG ACTGACACTGCATCCGTACTACTAGAAGCCATTGGCTATATCAGATTCCTCCAGAGTCAAATTGag GCTCTGAGCTCCCCGTACTTTGGTGGTGGAACAAGGAGCACGAGGGAGTCT TTGTTACACGACACCTGTATTAAGAGAAGAGGAGCAGCTGATCAG GATGCTGATGATGAACCAAAGGACTTGAAGAGTAGAGGATTGTGCCTGGTTCCAGTATCCTTCACTTTGCATGTTGGCGGCGACAATGGAGCGGATTACTGGGCTCCTCCTGCTTTTGGTGGGGGGTTCTCGATCGACTGCGCCGAGTCCGCAGCATGCTCGGGCTTAATGAGTGGATATTCTATCATGAGTGGTCGCTCTGCCAACCCAAAGGTCGATTGCTCTTGA
- the LOC103709487 gene encoding transcription factor bHLH68-like isoform X1, producing the protein MSNLRPPPLQTSLLLPSFPTTSSSSSSSSSSSSSSVFPLNSQPSNFLPVTPWHDNQELPESWSQLLLGVLKEEDSCSFTPFPGKRMENWEDQLLYPSSSTHMVDVKQEISGSGYEYSHGSEEIQAAKSPWSQVLPTSSPSSCATSFSSNVLDFSNSKAERKHLQPENSSECNSTTGAAFKKARVQDSSPQSPFKVRKEKLGDRITALHQLVSPFGKTDTASVLLEAIGYIRFLQSQIEALSSPYFGGGTRSTRESQLLHDTCIKRRGAADQDADDEPKDLKSRGLCLVPVSFTLHVGGDNGADYWAPPAFGGGFSIDCAESAACSGLMSGYSIMSGRSANPKVDCS; encoded by the exons ATGAGTAACCTGAGGCCACCTCCTCTACAGACCTCTCTTCTTTTACCCTCTTTccccaccacctcctcctcctcctcctcctcctcatcatcatcatcttcttcggTGTTTCCTCTAAACTCACAACCATCTAATTTTCTCCCCGTGACCCCGTGGCATGATAACCAAGAACTTCCTGAGTCATGGAGCCAACTGCTGct GGGAGTATTGAAGGAGGAAGACAGTTGCAGCTTCACTCCTTTCCCAGGTAAGAGGATGGAGAATTGGGAGGATCAGTTGTTATACCCATCATCAAGTACACATATGGTTGATGTAAAACAAGAGATCTCTGGGAGTGGATATGAGTACAGCCATGGGAGTGAAGAGATTCAGGCAGCTAAGTCTCCTTGGAGCCAGGTCCTGCCAACTTCCTCTCCTAGTTCTTGTGCCACAAGCTTCAGCAGCAACGTGTTGGACTTCTCAAACAGCAAGGCAGAAAGAAAGCATCTCCAACCAGAGAATTCATCCGAG TGCAACAGCACAACTGGTGCAGCCTTCAAGAAGGCCAGAGTTCAAGACTCCTCACCACAATCACCTTTCAAG GTGAGGAAGGAGAAGTTAGGAGATAGGATCACAGCTCTTCATCAGCTAGTTTCTCCATTCGGGAAG ACTGACACTGCATCCGTACTACTAGAAGCCATTGGCTATATCAGATTCCTCCAGAGTCAAATTGag GCTCTGAGCTCCCCGTACTTTGGTGGTGGAACAAGGAGCACGAGGGAGTCT CAGTTGTTACACGACACCTGTATTAAGAGAAGAGGAGCAGCTGATCAG GATGCTGATGATGAACCAAAGGACTTGAAGAGTAGAGGATTGTGCCTGGTTCCAGTATCCTTCACTTTGCATGTTGGCGGCGACAATGGAGCGGATTACTGGGCTCCTCCTGCTTTTGGTGGGGGGTTCTCGATCGACTGCGCCGAGTCCGCAGCATGCTCGGGCTTAATGAGTGGATATTCTATCATGAGTGGTCGCTCTGCCAACCCAAAGGTCGATTGCTCTTGA
- the LOC103709487 gene encoding transcription factor bHLH68-like isoform X3 — MSNLRPPPLQTSLLLPSFPTTSSSSSSSSSSSSSSVFPLNSQPSNFLPVTPWHDNQELPESWSQLLLGVLKEEDSCSFTPFPGKRMENWEDQLLYPSSSTHMVDVKQEISGSGYEYSHGSEEIQAAKSPWSQVLPTSSPSSCATSFSSNVLDFSNSKAERKHLQPENSSECNSTTGAAFKKARVQDSSPQSPFKVRKEKLGDRITALHQLVSPFGKTDTASVLLEAIGYIRFLQSQIEALSSPYFGGGTRSTRESQKVLKEQTFNFTFLIPLSYIPFSSCYTTPVLREEEQLIRMLMMNQRT; from the exons ATGAGTAACCTGAGGCCACCTCCTCTACAGACCTCTCTTCTTTTACCCTCTTTccccaccacctcctcctcctcctcctcctcctcatcatcatcatcttcttcggTGTTTCCTCTAAACTCACAACCATCTAATTTTCTCCCCGTGACCCCGTGGCATGATAACCAAGAACTTCCTGAGTCATGGAGCCAACTGCTGct GGGAGTATTGAAGGAGGAAGACAGTTGCAGCTTCACTCCTTTCCCAGGTAAGAGGATGGAGAATTGGGAGGATCAGTTGTTATACCCATCATCAAGTACACATATGGTTGATGTAAAACAAGAGATCTCTGGGAGTGGATATGAGTACAGCCATGGGAGTGAAGAGATTCAGGCAGCTAAGTCTCCTTGGAGCCAGGTCCTGCCAACTTCCTCTCCTAGTTCTTGTGCCACAAGCTTCAGCAGCAACGTGTTGGACTTCTCAAACAGCAAGGCAGAAAGAAAGCATCTCCAACCAGAGAATTCATCCGAG TGCAACAGCACAACTGGTGCAGCCTTCAAGAAGGCCAGAGTTCAAGACTCCTCACCACAATCACCTTTCAAG GTGAGGAAGGAGAAGTTAGGAGATAGGATCACAGCTCTTCATCAGCTAGTTTCTCCATTCGGGAAG ACTGACACTGCATCCGTACTACTAGAAGCCATTGGCTATATCAGATTCCTCCAGAGTCAAATTGag GCTCTGAGCTCCCCGTACTTTGGTGGTGGAACAAGGAGCACGAGGGAGTCT CAAAAGGTGTTGAAGGAACAAACTTTCAACTTTACATTCCTAATCCCTCTTTCCTATATTCCCTTCAGCAGTTGTTACACGACACCTGTATTAAGAGAAGAGGAGCAGCTGATCAG GATGCTGATGATGAACCAAAGGACTTGA